From Glycine max cultivar Williams 82 chromosome 11, Glycine_max_v4.0, whole genome shotgun sequence, the proteins below share one genomic window:
- the LOC102664524 gene encoding agamous-like MADS-box protein AGL80: MTRKKVKLTLITNDAARRETYKKRKKQMLKKVEELNTLYGIEACAIVYGHNDLDRARVLAIPLGEWGVQRVVEKLRIMPELERSKKMVNQAGFIGQRILKGNEQVMKLMKDNREKDQSPILSLLNTTKKRIFLRRAFQRLLIVINRL, from the exons ATGACTAGAAAAAAGGTGAAACTTACATTAATAACGAATGATGCTGCAAGGAGGGAAACatacaagaaaaggaagaaacaaaTGCTGAAGAAGGTTGAGGAACTCAACACCCTTTATGGAATTGAAGCATGTGCCATAGTTTATGGCCACAATGATCTAGATCGAGCCAGAGTTTTGGCCATCCCATTGGGGGAATGGGGAGTCCAAAGGGTGGTGGAAAAGCTCAGGATCATGCCTGAATTGGAAAGAAGCAAGAAGATGGTGAACCAAGCAGGTTTCATTGGACAAAGAATCCTGAAGGGTAACGAGCAAGTGATGAAGCTTATGAAGGACAATAGGGAAAAAGACCAAAGCCCTATTCTATCACTActaaacactactaaaaaaaggatttttttacgACG TGCCTTTCAAAGACTGTTAATTGTTattaaccgtctttga
- the LOC102664648 gene encoding uncharacterized protein encodes MPLYTKFMKDILTKKGKYIDNESIMVGGNYSIVIQRKLPKKFKDPESETIPCTIVNESIGKTLIDLGASIYLMPLSMCRRIENMMIDPTKMTLQLANRSITRLYEVVEDVLVKVRHFTFSVDFVIMDIEEDAKIPFILGTPFMLTANCMVDMGNGNLEMSIDDQKVTFNLFETIKYPGEDKRCFKVEEVDKEDVSALQTTQNSLEKALINVVDCLTSEEENDLRACLEDLDHEENIPIGGTSFEELKSRSPSEKTMVDLKILPNHLKYVFLEENETKPVVTSSELIAEEENKLVEVLKRHREAIG; translated from the coding sequence ATGCCGCTCTACACCAAATTCATGAAGGACATCCTCACCAAGAAGGGGAAGTACATTGACAATGAAAGCATTATGGTGGGAGGCAACTACAGTATAGTGATACAGAGGAAGCTGCCTAAGAAATTCAAAGACCCCGAGAGCGAGACAATCCCTTGCACCATAGTGAATGAGTCAATAGGGAAGACTCTCATTGACTTAGGGGCAAGCATCTACTTGATGCCCCTGTCAATGTGTAGAAGAATTGAAAATATGATGATAGACCCTACCAAGATGACGCTCCAGCTCGCAAACCGATCAATCACAAGACTGTACGAGGTAGTGGAAGATGTCCTGGTCAAAGTTCGCCACTTTACTTTCTCGGTAGATTTTGTCATCATGGACATAGAAGAAGATGCGAAGATTCCTTTTATCCTAGGCACACCCTTCATGTTGACTGCCAACTGCATGGTAGATATGGGGAATGGTAATCTGGAAATGAGTATCGATGACCAAAAGGTAACCTTCAATCTTTTCGAAACAATTAAATACCCAGGGGAAGATAAGAGGTGTTTCAAGGTAGAGGAGGTCGATAAAGAAGACGTCAGTGCTCTCCAAACCACACAAAATTCACTAGAGAAAGCTTTGATCAATGTTGTGGATTGTCTAACCAGTGAAGAGGAAAATGATCTAAGGGCTTGCTTGGAAGACTTAGATCATGAAGAAAACATTCCTATAGGGgggactagttttgaagaattGAAAAGCAGGAGTCCATCGGAGAAGACCATGGTAGACCTGAAGATCCTACCCAACCATTTGAAGTATGTGTTCTTGGAGGAGAACGAGACCAAGCCCGTGGTGACAAGCAGTGAGCTAATAGCAGAGGAAGAGAACAAGTTGGTAGAGGTCCTCAAGAGACACAGGGAAGCAATTGGGTGA